The window AAATGGTACTTTTTTTCATTAACAACTCCTTTAATTATAAGTTATAAAAATAAGTTTACACTTATTTATATAAATAGTCAATATTTTTATGACTAACCAGTCATCAGTTTAGCAAATAATTTTATACTGTAATATATCATCAAAATAGCTTTCTCTAATAATTTCATATTATTAAAGAAAGCTATTTTTAATTATTTACATTAATTCAAATGGGTGAAAAATATTTATCAAAGAGTACTCCTCATTTTTATTATCTAATTTTGAAATATAATATATTTCAAGAAAACTTTTAAAATTGGTCAATTTATTTTCATTTTCAAAATTTATTATTTTTTCAAAATAAACTTTATTTTTAAATGCAGCTCCTTCCACATACAAAGAGACTCCTTTCCTTTTATAAATCTTATCACTTTTTATAGATTTAGAAGCCACAATAACTTCTTGATAAAAATTGTAATTTTCTTCATCTGTTTTCAAAATAATAAAAGTATCACTCAGATTATAGTAAAGATCTATATTTTTTAGAACTTTTCTTATATGAGTTTCAATATCATTATTATCTTTTATCTCTCCTTTTGAACTTCCTAAAATAAAAAATTCTACGTCTTCTATTTCTAAAGCTTTATTTAAACTGTTCATTGCATGATTTAATGTATTTTCTAATCTATTTAAATTAAGTTTTATATTTTTTAAATTTTTAATCTCTTTTTCAATTATACTTTTTTGAAATGTAATTGATTTTAAAATATTCTCTAAATTATTTCCTTCATATAAAATTTCCTTTATTTTTTCTAAAGAAAACCCTAAAGATTTGCATCTTTTTATAAAATCTATTTGTAAAAATTGATCTATAGAATAATATCTATACTTTGTCTCTTCATCAACATAAATAGGTTTCAAAAGTCCCTCTTTATCATAATGGCGTAGAGCTTGTATAGAAATTTTTGTTAATTTCGATGTCTCTCCTATTGAAAATATCATATTTTCCTCCAATTTTTTTTGACTCTATTGTTACAATAGAGTATATACTATTCCTTAGTAAAGGAGGAAGTAAAATGTTAAAAAAATTTATCAATTATGCTGTACCATCTGTTTTTGCTATGTTTGTATCATCACTTTATGTAATTATTGATGGAATTTTTGTTGGTCAAGGAGTAGGAAATTTAGCTCTTGCTGCTGTTAATTTAGTTGTGCCTGTATCAATTTTCTTTTTTGGAATAGCTACAATGTTCGCTGTTGGAGGAGGTACTCTTATCTCTGAAAATTTCGGAAAAAAGAATATAGCGAAAGGAATTCATATCTTTAGAGAAGCTTTTATTGTTCTTTTAATACTAAGTTTTTTTCTAAGTTTTATATTTGTTGTTTTTTCAAAAAAGATAGTTGTTCTCTTAGGAGCTAAGGGAAATATTTTAGAAGAGGCTAATATTTATTTAAAATATTATGTTATGTTTTGTATTCCAAATATCTTAGGAATATCTTTAAGCAGCTTTATAAGAAATGATGGTAACCCTAAACTTGCTATGACTGCTACTATCTCAGGAGCTTTTTTAAATATAATTTTAGATTATATATTTATTTTTATTTTTAAATGGGGAATAAAAGGAGCAGCAATAGCTACTGGACTTGGACAGATTTTAACTGTCTTAATTATATTACTTCATTTTATATTAAAAAAAGGGTATTTATCTTTTGGAAACACCAAGCTTCACAAAGAAAATATTTTAAGATTTATTACTCTTGGATTTCCATCATTTTTTATGGAAATTACTTTTTCTATAATGGTATTTTGTATGAATATAGCAATCTCTAAAATTGGGAACAATAGTCAATTAGCTTCATTTGGAATAATTAACTACTTAACGACTATAATTTACATGCTTCTACTTGGATTATCTTTCGGTGTACAACCTTTATTCAGTTTTAATCATGGAGCAAAAAATCATGAAAATGTTTTTAAATTTTATAAATTTACAATTGTATCCTCTATAATTATTAATTTTCTCTATTTTATAGTCTCTTATTTTGGAGGATACGATATCATTAGATTATTTACTAAAGATTCAAACATTTTAAATGAAACATACATAGGACTTACTCTTTTTAATCTTTCATTTTTTGTTATAGGAATAAATGTTATTCAATCTGGATACTATCAAGCTATAAATAATCCTAAAAATTCTAATATTATATCTTTTTTAAGATCATTTATATTTTTTCCAATAACTATTTTTATAAGTAGTCATTTTTGGGGATTAAATGGAGTCTGGTTAAGTCCACTATTTTCTGAAACTTTTTGTTTTATTACTTGGAATTGTTTATTTAACAAAAATTTAGGTTCTATATTATCAAATTATTTTATAAAATCTTTATCTAAAGAGAAGTAAAGTTTAAAACTTTACTTCTCTTTTTAATTGCTAATTATTTAATTCTTTTTCAAGCATAATATCTAATATAACTTTATCAGTAGTCTGCATTCCTAATTTTGAAACTCGACCCAAATTTTTTATAGTATTTTCTGGAGTAGATGCACAAATTCCATTGCTTGAAGGAATTACCACATCTGAATAAGCTAGATATGCACTCATCACTGCCGCATTACTCGCTGTTGCAAGTTTTAATGAACACCCTATTTTTCCACCATCACATATCATTCCTGTAAGATTTGCAATCATATTAATAATTGTTTTTCCCATTTGTTCTATACTTCCATCCATAAGATAAACCATTGCACTTGAAGCACTAGTAGCCGCTGCAACACCACATCCACATGTCGCAGAAAGTTTTCCTGAAAATTGTTTAATATAAACATTTAAAGTATGTGCTATAGCCAAAGCTTTCAAAAGTTTAATTTTTTCAGATTTCACATATTTTGCAAACTCAACAACAGGTATTATAGTTGTTAATCCATGATTTCCACTTCCCGCACTACTCATAGCAGAATATGGACATCCTGACATTCTGCTTTCTGATGCACTCGCAACTTTGACCATTATTCTGCTAAAAAGAGTATCTCCTAAAATATCATTTTTTGTAAGTTTTTCTAAACTATGCGCTATTCCAAGTCCATCCTTATTCTGTTCTGATAATCCAAAATCTGCCAAAGCAGTATTCATTAATACTCCATCATACATAAATGAAAGCTCATCTTCTGTACAACTTTCAATAAGATTAACTATTTCTTCTATTTTTAAATTTGACAATCTCTTATGTAATTTATTCTCTAAAGCAGTTATTTCTTTTTCTTCACTTAATAAAACACCATTTTTTTCTATTAAAAAAATATTGTCATGAGAATTTTTAATTATGCATCTTCCAGTTTCTTTAGTAGTTTTAATAAAAGCTTCAATATAAAGTGCCTCTTTTGATCTATCAATAGTAATAGTAACTACTTTTTTTTCAACTAACTCCATTGCTTTTTTACTTATTTCATCTGTTATTTTATTAAAAAGTTGAAGTTTATCTTCTGGATTTGAAAGTAGCGCTCCTAAAGCAGCTGC of the Cetobacterium sp. NK01 genome contains:
- a CDS encoding MATE family efflux transporter, whose translation is MLKKFINYAVPSVFAMFVSSLYVIIDGIFVGQGVGNLALAAVNLVVPVSIFFFGIATMFAVGGGTLISENFGKKNIAKGIHIFREAFIVLLILSFFLSFIFVVFSKKIVVLLGAKGNILEEANIYLKYYVMFCIPNILGISLSSFIRNDGNPKLAMTATISGAFLNIILDYIFIFIFKWGIKGAAIATGLGQILTVLIILLHFILKKGYLSFGNTKLHKENILRFITLGFPSFFMEITFSIMVFCMNIAISKIGNNSQLASFGIINYLTTIIYMLLLGLSFGVQPLFSFNHGAKNHENVFKFYKFTIVSSIIINFLYFIVSYFGGYDIIRLFTKDSNILNETYIGLTLFNLSFFVIGINVIQSGYYQAINNPKNSNIISFLRSFIFFPITIFISSHFWGLNGVWLSPLFSETFCFITWNCLFNKNLGSILSNYFIKSLSKEK
- a CDS encoding MerR family transcriptional regulator; translation: MIFSIGETSKLTKISIQALRHYDKEGLLKPIYVDEETKYRYYSIDQFLQIDFIKRCKSLGFSLEKIKEILYEGNNLENILKSITFQKSIIEKEIKNLKNIKLNLNRLENTLNHAMNSLNKALEIEDVEFFILGSSKGEIKDNNDIETHIRKVLKNIDLYYNLSDTFIILKTDEENYNFYQEVIVASKSIKSDKIYKRKGVSLYVEGAAFKNKVYFEKIINFENENKLTNFKSFLEIYYISKLDNKNEEYSLINIFHPFELM
- a CDS encoding serine dehydratase subunit alpha family protein codes for the protein MNKIELLELLHQEVIPALGCTEPVAVALSTAAVTEIIDGTIEKIEVAVNPSIYKNGMAVGIPGFQHVGLNYAAALGALLSNPEDKLQLFNKITDEISKKAMELVEKKVVTITIDRSKEALYIEAFIKTTKETGRCIIKNSHDNIFLIEKNGVLLSEEKEITALENKLHKRLSNLKIEEIVNLIESCTEDELSFMYDGVLMNTALADFGLSEQNKDGLGIAHSLEKLTKNDILGDTLFSRIMVKVASASESRMSGCPYSAMSSAGSGNHGLTTIIPVVEFAKYVKSEKIKLLKALAIAHTLNVYIKQFSGKLSATCGCGVAAATSASSAMVYLMDGSIEQMGKTIINMIANLTGMICDGGKIGCSLKLATASNAAVMSAYLAYSDVVIPSSNGICASTPENTIKNLGRVSKLGMQTTDKVILDIMLEKELNN